GAGTCATCCGCTCGACCGGATCGTCCGTCTTGGCGAAGAACTCGGAGTAGCTGCGAATCGGCGGAGCCGGGGGCAGACCCACGTCGTAGGCGTCGAAGCCGACCTGCGCCTTCGAGCCGCTCCCGAGCTCGACCGTCTTGAGCGCCCCGCTGTCGAGCGAGATGGTCAGCGGCGCGACCCAATCCGGCGACGGAGCCGCGCGCTGGACGATCGCCGGAGCCGTCGGCGGCGTCTGCGTGATCGTCACCGTCCGAGCCGACGCCAGTTCGTTGTAGACCCAGTAGCCCTGGAACTGGTTCAGCGGGCTTGAGGTAGATAGCAGCACATAGTTGGCGCCGTCGAAGCCGTACGCCTTGTTCGCGGTCGTCGTGTACGACGCCACTGTGGTGCCGCCATACGGCGCGCCAACGATGTTCCACCCCGGCTGCAGCGTCACTGCGACCGACTGAGCCGCTGGCGCATCGACATCGACGGCGAATGTGGTGTTCAGCACGCCTGTCTTGGGGTCGGAGTCCGCTGGATCCGGCTCCGGCGCTCGGAAGATGAACCATCCCTTCTCAACGAACGGCAACGGCACCGTCGAAGTGAGGTCCACCGGGGCGTAGTTCTGCACGGACGGGCTGGCGTCGTAAGCATACATCGAGATGGCACCGCGCCCGAACAGATGCGACGGCGCGCCGTCCAGCGCCGGTCCCGGAAGCGAGAACATCCGCCAACGCACCGCCAGCGTCGTGTTGAGCGTGACCTCCAGACGCCTTGCGAGCGTCAGCGTGAGCATGTGGTAACCCGTGTTGAGCGGGATGCCGGCTGTCAGAGGCAACGGATACGACACCGCCGTCGCCGCATCCGTATCGGGTCCATGCTCGACTCGCGGCGCGTCGTTGAAGTATGCCAGGACGCCTTCAGGCAAGCCCTCTACGGAGAGATAGTGCGTACCGCTCTGGACGTTGACGGCGATGTTCCACGTCCGCGTATCTGCGAAGGCGAGCTTGTCCGTCACCAGGGAGTACCCGCTCCGCAGCAGTCGGATCCAGCTCGAATCCGGAGGCGGGGGAGGTCCATCCACGTCTTCGGGTGGAGTCTCGTCGAGGTTGACAGCATCCTGGGCGTCGAGAGCCACGCCGAACGTCGCGAACAGGTCTCCGGCCGGATCGCCCGTCAGGCGGAGCGTCGCCTGCCAGACCTGATACGACGGCGGAGGCGGTGGGAACGGGGACCATGACGGATGACCCGCGAGTGTGGCGAGACGTGTCAGCCCGCTACCGTCGGCGGCATTGACTGCCCAAACATCCGTGGTTCCTGATCGGTTCGACTGAAACACAATCTTGGTTCCGTCCGGCGACCACGACGGAAGCCCGCCGCCGTCGGGATCCGGAGCGACCGGCGTCGCGTTCTGACCGTCGGCGTCCATGACGTAGATCTTCCCGCCTGGGTCGAGCGAGTAGGCGATCTTGGTCCCGTCCGGTGACCAGACAGGACCGCCCTCGTCCAAGGCCGTGTTTGTCAAGCGCGTCGGGTTCGTTCCGTCCGCGTTCGCGACGTAGATTTCGAAGTTGCCGTCACGATTGGTCGTGAAGACGATCTTCGCGCCGTCTGGCGACCAGCTCGGAGCCTGATCCACACCGGAACTGCTTACGATGGTCGCCAATCCGGTTCCGCTTACGTTGATGACGAAGAGGTCCCCCGATGCGTGGGAGAACACGATCTTCGTCCCGTCCGGCGACCAGTCCGGCATTTCATCAGCTCCGGAGTGAGTCGTCACGCGAGTCAGACTCGTGCCGTTGACGTTGATGGTATGTATCTCGTAGTCCCCTGCCGCGTTCGTCGTGAAAACTATCTTCGAGATGTCGGGCGACCAAGACGGGAACCGGTCGTCGTAGCCGCTCGTGGCGACGGGAGTCTGATTCCCACCGTTGGGATCCATCACGTAGATATCGGTGTTCTTGACGAAGGCGATCTTCGTCTGCGCCAAGTCGCCCGTCGGCGGATTGACGCGACCGATGCCCTTCGCAGTCACCGTCGCCGGACTGCCGGAGGCGTTGTGCGTAATCGTCAGCGTGGACTGCTCCCAGCCTACCTTCGTCGGCGTGAAGGTCACCGTGACGATCTGGCTCTGACCCGCCGTCAGGTTGTAGGGTGGCGCGGGCGAGGCGGCGAACTGCCCGTTCGATGACGCGATCCCGCTGACGGTGAGCGTCCCGCCGCCGGTGTTCGTGATGGTGAACGTCGCCGTGCCGGAGCCGGGCTTCGTGACGGTTCCAGCGTTGACG
This genomic interval from Candidatus Poribacteria bacterium contains the following:
- a CDS encoding DUF1573 domain-containing protein — encoded protein: MTQGTVYVGYQNGSIRQGTQPVSEPAVQLSTATVNAGTVTKPGSGTATFTITNTGGGTLTVSGIASSNGQFAASPAPPYNLTAGQSQIVTVTFTPTKVGWEQSTLTITHNASGSPATVTAKGIGRVNPPTGDLAQTKIAFVKNTDIYVMDPNGGNQTPVATSGYDDRFPSWSPDISKIVFTTNAAGDYEIHTINVNGTSLTRVTTHSGADEMPDWSPDGTKIVFSHASGDLFVINVSGTGLATIVSSSGVDQAPSWSPDGAKIVFTTNRDGNFEIYVANADGTNPTRLTNTALDEGGPVWSPDGTKIAYSLDPGGKIYVMDADGQNATPVAPDPDGGGLPSWSPDGTKIVFQSNRSGTTDVWAVNAADGSGLTRLATLAGHPSWSPFPPPPPSYQVWQATLRLTGDPAGDLFATFGVALDAQDAVNLDETPPEDVDGPPPPPDSSWIRLLRSGYSLVTDKLAFADTRTWNIAVNVQSGTHYLSVEGLPEGVLAYFNDAPRVEHGPDTDAATAVSYPLPLTAGIPLNTGYHMLTLTLARRLEVTLNTTLAVRWRMFSLPGPALDGAPSHLFGRGAISMYAYDASPSVQNYAPVDLTSTVPLPFVEKGWFIFRAPEPDPADSDPKTGVLNTTFAVDVDAPAAQSVAVTLQPGWNIVGAPYGGTTVASYTTTANKAYGFDGANYVLLSTSSPLNQFQGYWVYNELASARTVTITQTPPTAPAIVQRAAPSPDWVAPLTISLDSGALKTVELGSGSKAQVGFDAYDVGLPPAPPIRSYSEFFAKTDDPVERMTRSVLPSSQREATWELSANLAEAGTLRWTAQTLPAGFRIVVELGDERYDLSRDGSMRLDAGKHTFTARLTFAPPSRNRLMANYPNPFNPETWIPFELKEGSAVTVNVYDVAGSLVRKLDVGYREPGYYTSRAEAAYWDGRNELGERVASGVYFYELRAGSFRETRRMVIHK